The following are encoded together in the Montipora foliosa isolate CH-2021 chromosome 12, ASM3666993v2, whole genome shotgun sequence genome:
- the LOC137979828 gene encoding melatonin receptor type 1B-B-like, whose translation MAAMNFQDLSMELNSRELSWVICETAVYLLIVSVAITGNSFVLLALYRNSQLRTIPNFFIASLALSDIFLPLLCAPQSITVAIIGRWPFNDEVCQVQGYFVMVLACASLQILTLTAINRFYRIVRTKNYKIIFTKRNSMIMIGLCVFLASVAPLPYFLSGRRYVFHPGKMFCFQTAEISIPNFLVYGFLAAPTLLMVVCYFLVFKKIRSHKQHVQSHLQSSNTDNSITTRDINITTILFKTVLGFFACWIPISIIDLVDTFRGELSFPRQVYFLYLILGNLSAVINPVVYGLLNKNFREEYKKIIFSRKIHPTVEVEQ comes from the coding sequence ATGGCTGCGATGAATTTCCAAGACCTCAGCATGGAACTGAACAGCCGAGAGCTGTCGTGGGTTATCTGCGAAACAGCAGTTTATCTGTTGATTGTTTCAGTGGCGATAACTGGAAACTCGTTCGTTCTTCTGGCACTTTATAGAAATTCTCAACTGAGAACAATTCCAAACTTTTTTATTGCGTCTCTGGCTCTGTCGGACATTTTTCTTCCATTGCTTTGTGCACCGCAATCGATCACTGTTGCCATCATCGGTCGCTGGCCATTCAACGATGAAGTTTGTCAAGTCCAAGGATATTTTGTGATGGTTCTCGCCTGTGCATCGTTGCAAATCTTAACACTGACCGCCATAAATCGATTTTATCGGATTGTGCGAACGAAGAACTACAAGATAATTTTCACCAAGCGAAACAGCATGATCATGATAGGACTGTGCGTTTTCCTTGCTTCAGTTGCACCCTTACCTTATTTTCTTTCGGGAAGACGCTACGTTTTCCATCCtggaaagatgttttgttttcaaacggCAGAGATATCCATACCGAATTTTCTGGTTTATGGTTTCCTTGCGGCTCCTACCTTACTCATGGTTGtctgttattttcttgtttttaagaaAATTAGAAGTCACAAACAACACGTACAAAGCCATTTGCAATCTTCAAACACAGATAACAGCATAACTACCAGGGATATAAACATCACGACTATTCTCTTCAAAACCGTTCTTGGATTTTTCGCTTGTTGGATTCCAATTTCCATTATAGACTTGGTGGACACCTTTCGAGGGGAATTATCGTTCCCTAGACAGGTCTACTTTTTGTACCTCATTCTTGGAAATCTTTCAGCCGTAATTAACCCTGTTGTCTACGGTTTATTAAATAAGAACTTTCGAGAAGAatataaaaagataattttctCTCGCAAAATACATCCAACAGTCGAAGTTGAGCAGTAA